In Campylobacterota bacterium, one DNA window encodes the following:
- a CDS encoding ABC transporter ATP-binding protein: protein MNDVLLKIEGIKKSFGSKEALKGVSLDLMHGEVFSLLGVNGAGKTTLSSIIATLTNPTAGDITHKGKSIYKDICSYRRLIGYCPQKPNLNGLLTLRDNLVFAGKYFGMSKGEIDQRIDELASTFSIKQYLNDYAHVLSGGYKQRFVFARSLMHSPKLIILDEPTVALDPHIRKNLWKYISLIKEQGACVLLTTHYLDEAEVLSDRVCLLSDGVVKLIDTPKNLMATFQKGKLEDVFLELVKDSIEE, encoded by the coding sequence ATGAACGATGTCTTGCTCAAGATTGAGGGCATTAAAAAATCATTTGGCTCAAAAGAGGCACTTAAGGGGGTTTCCCTTGATCTCATGCATGGAGAAGTGTTCAGCCTGTTGGGTGTTAATGGTGCGGGAAAAACTACCTTGTCGTCAATTATTGCGACGCTAACCAATCCAACAGCGGGCGACATAACACATAAGGGTAAGTCAATTTATAAGGATATTTGTTCTTATCGTCGACTTATTGGATATTGTCCACAAAAGCCAAATTTAAATGGTCTGTTGACCTTGAGAGATAATTTAGTTTTTGCGGGAAAATATTTTGGTATGAGTAAGGGTGAGATTGATCAGCGTATTGATGAGTTGGCTTCGACGTTTAGTATTAAGCAGTATCTAAATGATTATGCCCATGTACTTTCTGGTGGGTATAAGCAGCGTTTTGTTTTTGCGCGTTCACTTATGCACAGTCCTAAGCTGATTATTTTGGATGAACCTACAGTTGCATTAGATCCACACATTAGAAAGAACTTATGGAAATATATCAGCTTGATCAAAGAGCAGGGTGCGTGCGTCCTTTTGACAACACACTATCTTGATGAGGCTGAGGTGCTTTCTGACAGAGTTTGTCTTTTATCTGATGGTGTCGTAAAGCTGATAGATACACCAAAAAACTTAATGGCGACATTTCAAAAGGGCAAGCTAGAAGATGTCTTTTTAGAGCTTGTGAAAGATAGTATTGAAGAATAA
- a CDS encoding ABC transporter permease → MITRRELSVFWHLLSTDLKILRFQIADKLIDMLIWVICGVIKSGFILPAFGVSKEFGAFVLVGSCATAGLFEVWPAVIGMVSDFTGEKVISYYFTLPMRSWFVLLRAVVAYATNAALIGIFVLPVGKLILGTAFNFANFSFMRFLLIYVLTSIFYGALTIWLASFMKDISKAGSVWMRFLYPLWILGAFEFSWEMMYNFSPVAGYLSLLNPFIYVMEGIRGAVLDWQGSIPFPFCVLALLTFSTLCAAHGIVRLKKRLDFV, encoded by the coding sequence ATGATTACGCGTCGGGAATTAAGTGTTTTTTGGCATCTTTTGTCAACGGACCTTAAAATTTTACGGTTTCAAATTGCAGATAAACTCATTGATATGTTGATTTGGGTTATTTGCGGAGTGATAAAATCGGGCTTTATTTTACCCGCTTTTGGAGTTTCCAAAGAATTTGGAGCATTCGTACTTGTTGGTTCATGTGCAACTGCAGGACTTTTTGAGGTATGGCCAGCGGTGATTGGTATGGTGTCAGATTTTACTGGAGAAAAAGTAATTTCTTACTATTTTACGCTGCCAATGAGGTCGTGGTTTGTATTGCTGAGAGCCGTTGTGGCATATGCTACTAATGCGGCATTAATAGGTATTTTTGTATTGCCAGTGGGGAAGTTGATACTTGGTACTGCTTTTAATTTTGCAAACTTTAGTTTTATGCGGTTTTTATTAATTTATGTGCTAACAAGTATTTTTTATGGTGCGTTGACCATTTGGCTTGCGAGTTTTATGAAAGATATTTCAAAAGCTGGAAGTGTGTGGATGCGTTTTTTGTACCCTCTTTGGATACTTGGAGCATTCGAATTTTCGTGGGAAATGATGTATAATTTTTCACCTGTTGCGGGCTACTTGAGTTTACTAAACCCATTTATTTACGTTATGGAGGGCATTCGTGGTGCTGTTTTAGATTGGCAAGGATCAATTCCATTTCCATTCTGTGTATTAGCATTACTTACGTTTTCGACATTATGCGCTGCTCATGGAATTGTACGCTTGAAAAAACGACTTGATTTTGTGTAG
- a CDS encoding ABC transporter permease, which produces MITLREWGVLWQLIKTDLKIIKYQVMARTIDAFVWVMCMIIKSEYLLPLFGISKSFGAFVLAGSCATAGQFAVWTSIVNILTDISGDRVIFYYATLPIPAWMVFLRIIISNAINSFILGLFVLPLGKIFLGHQLNLASISIFKFVLIYILISAYYGAFALWLVSFVTSVSQAASIWMRILYPLWILGAFEFSWKMICDASPVSGYVSLLNPYVYVMEGMRGAVLGWPDSIPYWNCALALTGFIVLLSWHGIRRLKKRLDFV; this is translated from the coding sequence ATGATTACATTGCGTGAATGGGGTGTATTGTGGCAGCTCATCAAAACAGATCTTAAAATTATTAAGTACCAAGTCATGGCTCGAACCATTGATGCGTTTGTTTGGGTCATGTGTATGATCATTAAGTCTGAATATTTGTTGCCACTTTTTGGTATATCAAAGTCATTTGGGGCATTTGTCTTAGCTGGTTCATGTGCGACAGCGGGGCAGTTTGCAGTATGGACTAGTATCGTTAATATCCTGACAGATATCTCAGGTGATCGAGTTATTTTTTATTATGCAACTTTACCAATTCCTGCCTGGATGGTTTTTTTGCGTATCATTATTTCGAATGCCATTAATTCATTTATTCTGGGGTTGTTTGTGCTGCCGCTAGGTAAGATTTTTTTAGGTCATCAACTTAATTTGGCATCAATATCAATTTTTAAATTCGTTTTAATTTATATCTTGATTAGCGCTTATTACGGTGCCTTTGCCTTATGGTTAGTTTCATTTGTGACCAGTGTTTCACAAGCTGCTAGTATTTGGATGCGTATTTTATATCCCTTATGGATTTTAGGAGCATTCGAGTTTTCCTGGAAAATGATATGTGATGCTTCGCCAGTTTCGGGGTATGTTAGTTTGTTAAATCCGTATGTGTACGTTATGGAAGGTATGCGTGGTGCAGTTTTAGGCTGGCCCGACTCCATACCGTATTGGAATTGTGCGTTAGCGCTCACAGGTTTTATCGTTCTATTATCTTGGCATGGCATTAGACGCCTGAAAAAGCGACTTGATTTTGTATGA
- the trxA gene encoding thioredoxin, producing MTVVVNSQNFETEVIKSEKPVIVDVFATWCGPCKQIEPIFDELSKELSGQYTFAKLNIDNDRDIAIQHSVSSIPTFLFIKGGEVVARETGYMSKEVLKDKLETIFK from the coding sequence ATGACAGTCGTCGTTAACTCACAAAACTTTGAAACAGAAGTCATTAAATCTGAAAAACCCGTTATCGTAGACGTTTTTGCAACCTGGTGTGGACCATGCAAACAAATAGAGCCTATTTTTGATGAGCTCTCAAAGGAATTATCAGGACAATACACCTTTGCCAAACTTAACATTGACAACGACCGTGATATTGCCATCCAGCATAGCGTAAGCTCAATTCCAACTTTTTTGTTCATTAAAGGCGGCGAGGTTGTTGCTCGCGAAACTGGCTACATGAGCAAAGAGGTTCTTAAAGACAAGCTTGAAACTATTTTCAAATAA
- a CDS encoding thioredoxin family protein — translation MAKAVNDQNFDQEVMQSSTPVVVKFFATECGACKTMAPVFEELAEEMSSCKFAEYNIDNSRESAVQMNVASVPTFVIIKDGHEVGRANGSMSKDNLKKKIEASLG, via the coding sequence ATGGCCAAAGCGGTAAATGACCAAAACTTTGACCAAGAGGTCATGCAATCAAGCACCCCAGTTGTGGTCAAGTTTTTTGCAACGGAGTGCGGCGCTTGCAAAACGATGGCCCCTGTCTTTGAAGAGCTCGCCGAAGAAATGTCAAGCTGCAAATTTGCCGAATACAACATTGACAATTCACGCGAAAGCGCTGTCCAGATGAACGTCGCCTCAGTCCCGACATTTGTTATAATCAAAGATGGTCATGAAGTTGGCAGGGCGAACGGATCGATGAGTAAAGATAATCTCAAGAAAAAAATTGAAGCCAGCCTAGGCTGA
- a CDS encoding UDP-N-acetylmuramate--L-alanine ligase: protein MYKKREHIHFVGVGGIGMSGIAEIVRLQGYPVSGCDGAAQSSKLNHLKGLGCTIYHGHCKDHVNDADVLVYSSAIDQDNEEIAAAKTKGVPVISRALMLAELMRTKFSIAVSGSHGKTTTTSMISHILIEARLNPTVIVGGVLKNIASNAQLGQSDLLIAEADESDRSLLYLNPTMAVVTNVDAEHLDMYADLDDVKSTFKNFLERLPFYGKAFLCADDQPLVSLLPLPHICVTKYGFSDDADLQGEVVELGDTVSVFDVYSYKVDTTGQRQRTLIGRMKLNMPGVHNVQNALAAIAVARECDVSFEVIAQALATFGGVERRFELKGICKGAELFDDYGHHPTEIKHTLTVARKRARKKLYVAFQPHRFTRTQKLWQEFVDVFCAQQDYVIDRLFIADIYPASEKPIAEITSFNLARAMAEQNPLLDVIYCASYEQVKDRALDILQEGDLFVTVGAGKINCVLAMLAEYEQEGTPQSLDLSRKSQSERL, encoded by the coding sequence ATGTATAAAAAAAGAGAACATATTCATTTTGTTGGTGTTGGCGGCATTGGAATGAGTGGTATTGCTGAAATTGTTCGACTGCAGGGCTATCCAGTTTCTGGATGTGATGGGGCTGCACAGTCTTCAAAGCTTAACCATCTTAAGGGACTTGGTTGTACTATTTATCATGGACATTGTAAGGATCATGTTAATGATGCAGACGTTTTAGTTTATTCATCAGCGATAGACCAAGATAATGAAGAAATTGCTGCCGCAAAAACAAAAGGTGTTCCTGTTATTTCTCGTGCACTTATGCTTGCAGAGCTTATGCGCACAAAGTTTAGCATAGCGGTTTCAGGTTCGCATGGAAAAACAACAACAACATCGATGATTTCTCATATTTTAATTGAAGCACGGCTCAACCCGACGGTCATTGTTGGAGGAGTGCTTAAAAACATTGCCAGCAACGCGCAGTTGGGACAAAGTGATCTGCTTATTGCTGAAGCTGATGAAAGTGATCGCTCGCTTCTTTATTTAAATCCTACAATGGCAGTAGTGACCAATGTGGATGCAGAGCATCTTGATATGTATGCTGATTTGGATGATGTTAAATCAACATTTAAGAATTTTTTAGAACGGTTACCTTTTTATGGTAAAGCATTTTTATGTGCTGACGACCAGCCGTTAGTATCTCTGCTACCGCTTCCCCACATTTGTGTGACAAAATATGGCTTCTCTGATGATGCTGACTTGCAAGGAGAAGTTGTTGAGCTGGGGGATACAGTTTCAGTTTTTGATGTATATAGTTATAAGGTTGATACTACTGGCCAGAGGCAGCGAACACTAATTGGACGTATGAAGCTTAATATGCCTGGGGTACATAATGTTCAAAATGCGCTTGCAGCCATTGCCGTTGCACGAGAGTGTGATGTGTCATTTGAAGTTATAGCACAGGCGTTGGCAACATTTGGTGGTGTTGAGCGCCGGTTTGAATTAAAAGGGATATGTAAGGGTGCCGAGCTTTTTGATGACTATGGCCATCATCCAACAGAGATTAAGCATACATTAACGGTTGCAAGAAAGCGGGCACGTAAAAAATTATATGTAGCCTTTCAGCCGCACCGTTTTACACGTACCCAAAAATTATGGCAAGAGTTTGTCGATGTATTTTGCGCTCAACAGGATTATGTCATTGATAGATTGTTTATTGCTGATATTTACCCTGCAAGCGAAAAGCCTATTGCTGAGATTACCTCGTTCAATTTAGCTCGGGCCATGGCTGAGCAGAATCCATTGCTTGATGTTATTTATTGTGCATCCTATGAGCAAGTAAAAGATCGAGCCCTAGATATTTTGCAAGAGGGGGACCTATTCGTTACTGTTGGAGCTGGAAAAATTAATTGTGTGCTTGCAATGCTTGCCGAGTATGAACAAGAAGGCACTCCTCAGTCTTTAGATTTGTCAAGAAAGTCGCAGAGTGAGCGCCTTTAA